From Orcinus orca chromosome 3, mOrcOrc1.1, whole genome shotgun sequence, a single genomic window includes:
- the NR2F1 gene encoding COUP transcription factor 1 isoform X1, protein MAMVVSSWRDPQDDVAGGNPGGPNPAAQAARGGGGAGEQQQQAGSGAPHTPQTPGQPGAPATPGTAGDKGQGPPGSGQSQQHIECVVCGDKSSGKHYGQFTCEGCKSFFKRSVRRNLTYTCRANRNCPIDQHHRNQCQYCRLKKCLKVGMRREAVQRGRMPPTQPNPGQYALTNGDPLNGHCYLSGYISLLLRAEPYPTSRYGSQCMQPNNIMGIENICELAARLLFSAVEWARNIPFFPDLQITDQVSLLRLTWSELFVLNAAQCSMPLHVAPLLAAAGLHASPMSADRVVAFMDHIRIFQEQVEKLKALHVDSAEYSCLKAIVLFTSDACGLSDAAHIESLQEKSQCALEEYVRSQYPNQPSRFGKLLLRLPSLRTVSSSVIEQLFFVRLVGKTPIETLIRDMLLSGSSFNWPYMSIQCS, encoded by the exons ATGGCAATGGTAGTTAGCAGCTGGCGAGATCCGCAGGACGACGTGGCCGGGGGCAACCCCGGCGGCCCCAACCCCGCAGCGCAGGCggcccgcggcggcggcggcgccggcgagcagcagcagcaggcggGCTCGGGCGCGCCGCACACGCCGCAGACCCCGGGCCAGCCCGGAGCGCCCGCCACCCCCGGCACGGCAGGGGACAAGGGCCAGGGACCGCCCGGCTCGGGCCAGAGCCAGCAGCACATCGAATGCGTGGTGTGCGGGGACAAGTCGAGCGGCAAGCACTACGGCCAGTTCACCTGCGAGGGCTGCAAAAGTTTCTTCAAGAGGAGCGTCCGCAGGAACTTAACTTACACATGCCGTGCCAACAGGAACTGTCCCATCGACCAGCACCACCGCAACCAGTGCCAATACTGCCGCCTCAAGAAGTGCCTCAAAGTGGGCATGAGGCGGGAAG CGGTTCAGCGAGGAAGAATGCCTCCAACTCAACCCAATCCAGGCCAGTACGCACTCACCAACGGGGACCCCCTCAACGGCCACTGCTACCTGTCCGGCTACATCTCGCTGCTGCTGCGCGCGGAGCCCTACCCCACGTCGCGCTACGGCAGCCAATGCATGCAGCCCAACAACATCATGGGCATCGAGAACATCTGCGAGCTGGCCGCGCGCCTGCTCTTCAGCGCCGTCGAGTGGGCCCGCAACATCCCCTTCTTCCCGGATCTGCAGATCACCGACCAGGTGTCCCTGCTACGCCTGACCTGGAGCGAGCTGTTCGTGCTCAACGCAGCCCAGTGCTCCATGCCGCTGCACGTGGCGCCGCTGCTGGCCGCCGCCGGCCTGCACGCCTCGCCCATGTCCGCCGACCGCGTCGTGGCCTTCATGGACCACATCCGCATCTTCCAGGAGCAGGTGGAGAAGCTCAAGGCGTTGCACGTCGACTCGGCCGAGTACAGCTGCCTCAAAGCCATCGTGCTGTTCACGTCAG ATGCCTGTGGCCTGTCGGACGCCGCCCACATCGAGAGCCTGCAGGAGAAGTCGCAGTGCGCGCTGGAGGAGTACGTGAGGAGCCAGTATCCTAACCAGCCCAGCCGCTTCGGCAAACTGCTACTACGACTGCCCTCGCTGCGCACCGTATCCTCCTCGGTCATCGAGCAGCTCTTCTTCGTCCGTTTGGTAGGTAAAACCCCCATCGAAACTCTCATCCGCGATATGTTACTGTCTGGGAGCAGCTTCAACTGGCCTTACATGTCTATCCAGTGCTCCTAG
- the NR2F1 gene encoding COUP transcription factor 1 isoform X2: MFGYSVQRGRMPPTQPNPGQYALTNGDPLNGHCYLSGYISLLLRAEPYPTSRYGSQCMQPNNIMGIENICELAARLLFSAVEWARNIPFFPDLQITDQVSLLRLTWSELFVLNAAQCSMPLHVAPLLAAAGLHASPMSADRVVAFMDHIRIFQEQVEKLKALHVDSAEYSCLKAIVLFTSDACGLSDAAHIESLQEKSQCALEEYVRSQYPNQPSRFGKLLLRLPSLRTVSSSVIEQLFFVRLVGKTPIETLIRDMLLSGSSFNWPYMSIQCS, encoded by the exons ATGTTTGGCTACT CGGTTCAGCGAGGAAGAATGCCTCCAACTCAACCCAATCCAGGCCAGTACGCACTCACCAACGGGGACCCCCTCAACGGCCACTGCTACCTGTCCGGCTACATCTCGCTGCTGCTGCGCGCGGAGCCCTACCCCACGTCGCGCTACGGCAGCCAATGCATGCAGCCCAACAACATCATGGGCATCGAGAACATCTGCGAGCTGGCCGCGCGCCTGCTCTTCAGCGCCGTCGAGTGGGCCCGCAACATCCCCTTCTTCCCGGATCTGCAGATCACCGACCAGGTGTCCCTGCTACGCCTGACCTGGAGCGAGCTGTTCGTGCTCAACGCAGCCCAGTGCTCCATGCCGCTGCACGTGGCGCCGCTGCTGGCCGCCGCCGGCCTGCACGCCTCGCCCATGTCCGCCGACCGCGTCGTGGCCTTCATGGACCACATCCGCATCTTCCAGGAGCAGGTGGAGAAGCTCAAGGCGTTGCACGTCGACTCGGCCGAGTACAGCTGCCTCAAAGCCATCGTGCTGTTCACGTCAG ATGCCTGTGGCCTGTCGGACGCCGCCCACATCGAGAGCCTGCAGGAGAAGTCGCAGTGCGCGCTGGAGGAGTACGTGAGGAGCCAGTATCCTAACCAGCCCAGCCGCTTCGGCAAACTGCTACTACGACTGCCCTCGCTGCGCACCGTATCCTCCTCGGTCATCGAGCAGCTCTTCTTCGTCCGTTTGGTAGGTAAAACCCCCATCGAAACTCTCATCCGCGATATGTTACTGTCTGGGAGCAGCTTCAACTGGCCTTACATGTCTATCCAGTGCTCCTAG